The Xanthomonas fragariae genome has a segment encoding these proteins:
- a CDS encoding DUF475 domain-containing protein: MFRDFRMSFLVTAICLGFAAWWGHTSAMGIWQALWLCLVLSVLEVSLSFDNAVVNAGVLKHMNAFWQKLFLTVGILIAVFGMRLVFPIVIVSVATGMGLVPVMQMALKEPDRYSQVLTDHYPSIAAFGGMFLLLVFLNFLFDQDRKLHWLGPLERLVGKLGKADAMSVIVAVSVLLGTRLFLPNDIFQSVLFAGLGGILLYLLVGSVDALFEAEESEDGMGPAKRSGIAAFLYLEVLDASFSFDGVIGAFAITRDVVIIMLGLAIGAMFVRSMTVYLVHKGTLDEFVFLEHGAHYAIGVLAIIMLVGTVYHVPEVLTGLIGVAFIAASVWSSIRYRKRHHVGPTEI; encoded by the coding sequence TGGGGATCTGGCAGGCGCTATGGCTGTGCCTGGTGCTGAGCGTGCTGGAAGTGTCGTTGTCGTTCGACAACGCAGTGGTCAACGCCGGCGTACTCAAACACATGAACGCGTTCTGGCAGAAGTTGTTCCTCACCGTCGGCATCCTGATCGCGGTGTTCGGCATGCGCCTGGTGTTCCCGATCGTGATCGTGTCGGTAGCCACCGGCATGGGCCTGGTGCCGGTGATGCAGATGGCGCTGAAGGAGCCGGACCGCTATAGCCAGGTGCTGACCGATCATTACCCGTCGATCGCCGCCTTCGGCGGCATGTTCCTGTTGCTGGTGTTCCTCAACTTCCTGTTCGATCAGGACCGCAAGCTGCATTGGCTCGGCCCGTTGGAGCGGTTGGTCGGCAAGCTGGGCAAGGCCGATGCGATGTCGGTGATCGTGGCGGTGTCGGTGCTGCTGGGCACCAGGCTGTTTTTGCCCAATGACATCTTCCAGAGCGTGCTGTTCGCCGGGTTGGGCGGCATCCTGCTGTATCTGCTGGTCGGCAGCGTGGACGCCCTGTTCGAGGCTGAAGAGAGCGAAGATGGCATGGGCCCGGCCAAGCGCTCGGGTATTGCCGCCTTTTTGTACCTGGAAGTGCTGGACGCCTCGTTCTCGTTCGACGGTGTGATCGGTGCATTCGCGATCACCCGCGATGTGGTGATCATCATGCTGGGCCTGGCGATCGGCGCGATGTTCGTGCGCTCGATGACGGTCTACCTGGTGCACAAGGGCACGTTGGACGAATTCGTATTCCTGGAGCACGGCGCCCATTACGCCATCGGTGTGCTGGCGATCATCATGCTGGTGGGCACCGTCTACCACGTGCCGGAAGTGCTCACCGGCCTGATCGGTGTGGCCTTCATCGCCGCCTCGGTGTGGTCCTCGATCCGCTACCGCAAGCGCCACCACGTCGGCCCGACTGAGATCTGA